DNA sequence from the Nakaseomyces glabratus chromosome E, complete sequence genome:
GGTTCTTTCATTTGAACAATTATGATAATTCAGAaaatataatcaaaatgCAACGAGACATCGATTCTGTTAAGGCACAATTGCATGATGAacttcaaaatattaaaaaaatctTAAAAAGGCCGCACCTTGCTTATAAGGATGAAGTTGATTTCTTAATTGAGGTTCGTAATACACAGGTCAAAGGTATCCCATCTGATTGGGTCAAAGTCAATAACACGAAAATGATAAGCAGATTTCTTACCCCACGGACGAAAGAATTGGTGGAGTTACTAGAATATCAGAATGATCTCTTATACAATGAAATCTCTAAGGAATATGACCAATTTCTGAATAGAATTGCTTCATATTATAATGAAGTGAAAACATTCATAATGAATCTCGCGGAGTATGATTGTTTATTATCTCTAGCAGCTGTGTCTTGTAATGTTGGGTACACAAGGCCAGTTTTCACAGATAGCAATGAGCAATTGATAATAGCCAAGCAAGCGCGGAACCCTATTATAGAATCGCTTGGGGTGGATTATGTTCCTAATGATATTGAGATGGAAAAAGATAGTGGCCGTGTACTTGTTATTACAGGACCTAATATGGGTGGTAAATCGTCGTACATAAGGCAAATTGCTCTGATGGTAATTATGGCTCAAATTGGTTCCTATGTTCCTGCTGAATCACTTAAATTGAGTGTATTTGATAATGTTTTGACAAGAATTGGGTCGCAAGATAATATATTACAGGGACAATCTACATTCAAAGTTGAACTATCTGAGACAGTGGAGATAATAAATTCCTGTACTTCAAAGACTCTTCTTCTACTAGATGAAGTCGGTAGGGGAACAAGCACCAGAGATGGGAATGCCATTGCATGGGCCTTgattaaatattttgttgaagaagaacagtGCCCTTTCATCTTGTTTACTACACATTTCACTATAGTTACGACTGTAAAATCACCATTGTTGAAGAGCTATCATATGAATTACGTGCAGCATAAAAacgaaaatgaaaattggACTACAGTGGTCTTTCTGTATCAATTGAAAGCCGGGGTCACAGATAGCAGTTATGGGCTGAATGTTGCGAAATTGGCAGGTATTGACACACATATTATCAATCGCGCACATGATGTTGCTATCAGTTATAAGAACGACACAGAATTTGACACCAACATGATCTTGTTTCAAAAAGTTAGAAATATCCTGGCCAATAGAACCACGGCAAGGGAGACATTAAAAGTACTATTAGAATTAGATGTTTGATAGAATCTATAGCTACCATtacatatttatatttcttaacattattttattgGCATCTTTGTAACGAATGTTTTCTGGaaattccaattttttatgttttgggAGTGGATCCATGCGGACTGGATGCTAAATGTTAAGGGAAAGTCGATTTGTCGAAAGAGCGATTGAAATCTATTCAAGCATACTAAACTTATAAATTGAATACTACAAAATATAGAATGCAAGCGACATATAGACGATTGCCCTCAAATCACTGACCTAGAGATCATGTTGTACCTTTCTATGAGTGGAACTCTCTCTGAGAACATTGTCAGAGTTTATCCAAGGGACACAGAGCAATCTATTGCTGAATATTCCTTTGACATTACATGCACGCATTGTAGAGAGGCCCATGGGTCACCAGTATTCATCAATGCCTATGAGAAACATGAGATGGCTGGCAGCAGAGGAGAAACCTCCTTTACTATGAAGTGTAAGTTCTGTGGCAATGAAATGTCTATCAACTTGTCGcattttgaagaagcacTATGGAACAGTGAAGCTGAAAGTTACGACAGTGGCTCAATCACCACATCGAGAAAGAAGCACGGTATCAAGAATGTTAGTGGCAATGCCGGTTTGCTATTGCAGCTAGACTGCCGTGGCTGTGATATCTCCAAGTTCAATCCTCAGAACATCACATTTGTCGTCGAGCTACAACAGGGCAAGATGGAATGCATTATCGAAGAAGGCGAGGACGAGTGGTACGACTATGACGACAACCAAGGCGAGGAAGTCTCGATCACCGAGATCAAATTCGATATCATAAAGGGTAAATAGGTGATATCTACCTGGTACACGTAATCTAACGAACATAGCATGTTGAACAAACCATTAGGTCTACATGTGCAATTTGAGAATGGTTTCCCTCATTCTTATTTATGtgtttttaatatttttttttctctttcaaagcATTTTTTCAGcaattttgcgatgagctgaaaaatttcacttATATAAGCTGAGTTAGTCTTTAGTCTTAGTAGTTGATTGTCTTCCCGTTATATACAAACCAAGACATTCTATACAATCAATACTTTGAGGATGGTTACCTTTAACTGTGAAGTTTGCAACGATACCGTTCCCAAGAAGAACACCGAGAAGCATTACTACCGTTGCCCCAATGCTTACTACACATGCATTGACTGTTCAAAGACATTTGACGACGGTGTGAGTTACAAGCAACATACTCAGTGTATCAGTGAGGATGAGAAGTACCAGAAGGCTTTATACAAGGGTAAAAAGAATcagaatcaaaatcaaaaccaaaaccaaaaccagaagaaacagaaacaaACTACTGTGacagaagagaagaaaccAGCCGAAAAGGAAACCAAGAAAGAGGTCAAGAAATCTTTGccaaatttcaagaaaggtGACAACTTGTACAAGATTTTGAAATCCTATAAGGACAAGGAcgacaagaagaaattgctgAAATCGCTAGTTGTCGACAGTGAAGGTCGCATAGTACTAAAGAACTAATATTAAgtcatatataaattttgtagaatagaaaatgaataataagtgcatttttatcaaaataataaattttgatttacTCCGGAATAAATTGCAACTGGTAATGAACGATTACACAACTTAATGCAACTaacaacaaagaaaaaacaagTCAGTCAAAAAGATAAACAGTTGAAACATCTTTTAAACTTTCTTGTTCAGGGATTTTGACATTTTGATGTAGAACTGGTTCAAGGATCGGAGTGGGAAACTCAATGTCTCGAACAGATAGTCCGGCAGTTTCTTCTGTAACTCTTGCAACTCCTCTGCAGTACGCTGTTTCAACAACGGCACGTATATCACCTCCGTATCAACTTCCGTGGTGTTCTCAGCTTGAGATTTCACAAACCCTAGCTTGTAATCCATAATGCCATTCTTGGACCCCTGGCTAGTATCAAACCACAGACCAGTATCGTCCTCATACGTGCGGTGCACACGTACCCCACACAAGTGCTCAAACAGATCCTTGATAATCTCTATAGTCTCCTTATCCTTCTGGGATCTCTCATCGAGTTCATCCCGCTTGCTACGCAACACAGCCAATTGCTCCTTCACACTCTCCAGCTCCACATCTCGAGAATCCAGCTTCTGCCGCAACAGAGTGTTCTCCTGCACTACCCGCTCCACCAGGAGATCAGCAGCATCCAACCGCTTCTGCACAGACTTTTTATACTCACTTAGTGGATCCATCAACCTTGTAATTTTAGCCTTGCCTCTTGACGTACTTTACTGCCAATCCGTGAGCCAACTGCTGAAGTCCCACAAACTTACAGCTCTTCTTGAACCTTATATTCATCACTCATAACGTCAGTGCGTTTTTCTGCCAAAAAATGGTTCCCGAGCAATTGGAAGTCCTTTCAGCAAAGTTTGGAAACTTGACAACAACCATAACAACTTGCAAATAGAAACCGCTATGGTGTTCTAGTACAAGTACCCTTCCGCAATTGATTACCACCACATCGTCCTATAGCAAATACTGCTTACTGTCAATTACGCATCCCCAGTGAAACAATTTTGATAGGAACATATTTGAACTCCCCCCCTTCTCCGGTAGATGGCTTTTTGAGAATACTGATAAACTTGTTTGAACTTAGAGAAACCAATGACCGCTAACGCTTCACTAGGTAAGCTGAATGATCTCCTGGAGGGCATAAGACAGGAGTTTGCCCAGCTTTCCCATGAGGCAAACTCCTACAGACTGCACCAGAAGGACTACGATTACAAGATTAAACAACAATTGGCTGAAATGCAGCAGATAAGAAACACTGTGTATGAACTAGAGATGTCGCATAGAAAGATGAAAGATGCCTACGATGAAGAAATCGAGAGGTTAAAAATTGAACTGGACACTAGAGATCGTCAATTGGCAACCTTGAGTgctcaacaacaacagcaacaacaacaacaacaacaacaacaacaacaacagcaacagcagcaacaacaacaacagcaacaacaacaacaacagcagcaacaacaacaacaacaacaacaacaacaacaacagcttCACCAGCAACAACTTCAGGCGTCACCAACTGGCCAGGGTCATGTCCAGGTCGACCAAAACGGTGCTTACCAGCTCTATCGCCCAGTACAAGCAGCTACTATTGAAACTAATGGTGGGCTACCAGCTGGTGGCCAATCTACTCTTCCCCAACCTTACAATGCTATAGCGGCAAGCCAAGCCGATCACGTGCAACAAAGGCACCGGATGGCTCCTGCTGTTGGCAACCTGACAAGCACACCAACTGTTAATTCCCAACACTCAACTCATCCACCTACTCCTGCattagcttcttcttccaagaTGCAACCTACAGCATTGGCGACTCAACCTGTTACTATGCCAGCAACACAATTACCAACATTTCAGCAGCCGCAGGTTGAGACACCACAAATTAAGCACGAAGCTCCCCAATCTGCTACTCAAATAACTCAAACACCTACTTTACAAAGCGCTACTGTAGCTGCGAATACCCCAAAAGTTCAGACACCATCTGTAGCTACACCTGGAATCCAAGCCACTCCAAGTTCAGCTAATCAGGTTGAAGTTGCTACAGCTCCAACAATTGCAAAATCTCCAGCTAACAAACAACCAGCTATATTGAATCAAACTTCTCCAGTAAACACAGCAGCAAATGCAGCACCCATTCTATCtgagaaaataaaatcaccTCTTCAGGAATCACAAGCACCTGGGACAACTGTTTCAGAGGTCACAACATCTAATGCTGATGCGACACAATCACCTGGTCAAACATCTTCCGCTTTAGATAGCAATAGGCCAGAAATAAACGAGAAAGTGGACGAAAAGGCTACCCAAACAGTGCAAGAAACAGCGGGAAAAAAACAAGATACTGCGGATAAATCAGATGAATCCAACAACTATCTAGTACCACTAGAACAAAGGGCAGACCATGTGAAGCCCATTCCACCATTTTTATTAGATTTAGATGCTTCCTCTGTTCCtgaaaatatgaaaaagcAAACTAATGATTATTATGTTTTGTTTAACCCAGCTCTACCACGCTCGATTGACTTAGACTTACATAAGACTCTAGAACATACTAGTGTGGTATGTTGTGTAAAGTTTAGTAATGATGGGGAGTTTTTGGCCACAGGTTGTAATAAGACAACTCAAATTTATCGTGTATCCGACGGTGAGCTAGTAGCTAGATTTTCTGACGAAAATGCTCATACTGACAAGGCTGATGGTAATGACAATGCCGAAGCTGAGACATCAGCCGGCGCAACCACCGACTTATACATCAGATCTGTTTGTTTCTCACCTGATGGCAAATTTTTAGCAACTGGTGCTGAAGATAAGTTAATAAGAATTTGGGATAtagaacaaaagaagattgTAATGGTCTTAAAGGGCCACGAGCAAGATATCTACTCTTTAGATTATTTCCCTTCAGGAGATAAACTAGTTTCAGGATCCGGTGATAGAACTGTAAGGATATGGGACTTGAAAACTGGCCAATGCACCTTAACTCTATCCATAGAGGATGGTGTAACTACTGTTGCAGTATCTCCTGGAGATGGTAAGTTCATAGCAGCTGGTTCTTTAGACAGAGCTGTCAGAGTTTGGGACTCTGATACAGGCTTTTTAGTAGAGAGACTAGATTCTGAAAACGAGTTGGGTACTGGTCATAAAGATTCAGTATATAGCGTCGTCTTCACTAGGGATGGTAATGGTGTTGTTTCTGGTTCATTGGACCGTTCCGTAAAGCTTTGGAACTTGCGTAATGTAAACCACAATAATGCTGACGGTAAGCCTACCTCTGGAACTTGTGAAGTCACATATACTGGTCATAAGGATTTCGTTCTTTCAGTTGCTACCACAGAAGACgatgaatatattttgtCTGGTTCTAAGGATAGAGGTGTCTTGTTTTGGGACAAGGTTTCCGGAAACCCATTATTAATGTTACAGGGCCATCGTAACTCTGTTATATCTGTTGCAGTAAACCATGGACATCCATTGGGACCAAACTATCACATATTTGCAACAGGGAGTGGTGACTGTAAAGCCAGAATCTGGAAATACATTAAGACCACTACAGAAGTCAATTCAAATGGAAAGATCCAACCAATTTCATAAACCGAACAGAAgacaataatattttaatatttgttgtttattattattgggCGACAAAGTTGTATTATTTACATAAGCGGCAGGTTTTCTAGCAAAACAACAGGTAAATTTTGGTCGAAGGATGTCAAGGACCTAATCTGTTGGTCAATAACGTCAACAGACGATGGAGATTTCTATTGCACAAATATCGAATTAAAGTGTGCGCAGTATCACCTCTTTCTGAGGTGAATATATGAGATCTAGACGAGTGTTACGAGTATTTCTTTAGTTAGGAagacaattttttttgttgtattatatatatatatgtatacTTTAAAGTTTATGAATAGTTCTTAAAAGAAttgtataattttttttgggtttTATACACCAGACAAGTGTTATTCATGCAGAgataaattatatatacttcATTAGTCAGGGATAATGTGCTAGAATATATAGGAAAAATGGCATTACTGcatatattttgtatgCAATATCATTTAAACTCTTCGATGGCTTTGGCCAACCCTTTAGGGTTTGCACCTCTTATCTTATGCAAGATGTCATCATCCTTAGTGAACACAAAAGTTGGCATTGCCGATACACCATAGTATTCAGCAACATCGGGACTTTCATCGACGTCGACCTTGTAGAACTTGACGTCTTTGTACTGGTCCACAAACTTGGACAAGAATGGCACCATAGCCTTACATGGACCACACCAGGTGGCGTAGAAGTCGATGACCGACAAGTTAGAGTCCTTCATCAGCTTCTGGACTTCTTCTAGCGTCTTGACCTGCTTAATAGAAGCATATCCGCCACTGGACTGGAACCTCATCGCAATCGATGGGGCAATTCTTGGGTGTGTGGCAAAACGGCCTAATGTTGGTACTTGGCATCTAGCGGTACGGAAAAGAAGCATGTTGTCGAGATAATATTCGGGTATGTTCTTATTTACATATCTTTGTCAAAGTGCATTCTGCAGTTAGGGGCAATTAACTCATCATTTAAGTAATTTTCCACTTTCACCAGGCTCGGAGTCCAGAAGGAAGTGACTATAGCAACTTTCTGGAACTAAAAGTGAGTCCCACAGTTCGAAAATCATGTAGATCACTATTGTTAACAtgtgaaataaaatatcaaagCCAAAGGGTCTTGCTTTGCTATAATATCgatttctatatttttaagtaatctttgatattgaattttCCGGTATAAACATGTATAAAGTCACAGATGGGTTTCTTATATAGAAAAACAGAGACGTTAAAAAATATGGCTTGGTGTTGAAGGTTGGCACCACTTTTAAACTATTTGCATGAGTGAGTTCTCTTCTGTGTGGAGCTGCATACCTTTAACTGGGAAATGAGGAGGGAGTTTGGTGATAACAATAGGAAAATGATATAGTAAACATgatgaaatgaaatggaaataaaacaaaaagcgTAACAAAACATTAATAAAGAACATCTGAAtgtggaaaaaaaatataatataatcatAACtgaaatgaagaaaagaaaataaaaaccaTCCACTAATGAATGGAAAACACACACGCTCTGGACTGAAAAATACTTTTATGCCATTACAAGTTAAGCCATCTCTATCCGTGGAAGTGCCTCAAaattctttctctttctctcttaCCTTGGTATTTGGTTTGTGGAAGGGGATGCAAAAGTTGTTTCTGTAAGGGGAGGAATATATGTAAGCGTGAGAGAGACAGCCCTCACAAGCAACCGTCTGTGTACAACGCCAGCAGCCTGGAGTCGCTGGCTATATACTCCGCTAGGTCCACCCCGTACTTGCTCCAGTCGATATCCGGCTGCCCGTCCACCTGCGCCACAGACCGCCGCAAATGGCCCTCCAGCGTAAACACCTCCCGCAGCAGGTTCTGGTTATTCATCAGCGTGTCCGTAAACTCCTGGTAGTTCCGCGTCTTGTCCAGCAGGTTGTACAGAACCTGCAACTGCTTCTGCAAGTACTGCTGCTCCACCAGCTTCCGTTCCAGGAACCGCCGCCGCTGCGCAAGAACCTCATAGTCCGCACTCTCCTCCACCCGCCGCTCTTGAAACTCGTCAACGCTCATCGCCACACTCAACTTACCTGGATGTATGGCTCCATTTCAACTATTCACTATACCCACCAgccaaaataaatattttttcagttcATAATGCGCTGCTCTTTTCacaaaaacaagaaatttcAGTGCTGCAACCCCCCTTGGCCCATCCGTGCGGCACTTTCTAAGCATTTCGGTTGCTAAGTGGTGGCAATCGAGACAAATCGTGTAGAACGGTAGTGTGTTGTCGTACAAGGGTACGATAATACCACGCCCCAGCTGGAGTCCTTTACTTATCCGCTGGTTACCCCGCTATCCAGTTATCCCACTATCTGCTGGTTATCCGCTGGTTATCCCGTTGTCCCACTATCTGCTGGTTATCCCACTATCTGCTGGTTATCCCACTATCTGCTGGTTATCCCACTATCTGATGGTTATCCACAATCCCCGACTCACCTTGGGTTATTGCGCTCGTAGCGGGCGTCGAAGAGGCTGAGGTTTAAGGAGCAGTTGTTTATGTCCTCCGTGTCCTGGTAGTTCTTGATGCAGTAGTAGGGCTTGCGCTGCAGCTCGCCCGTGTACTTGTGGAGGCGCTTGTCCCAGATGGCGCACCGCTTCTTGTGTGTGCCTTCGCTCGGTGTGGTGCTGGATGTGGAGTTGGCACTCGCAGTGCCTAGGTCGAGACCCAGGGACAACGCCGGGTCGCGTGTGCAGTCGGTGTCGTCCTCCTCGGGGAAGAAAGAGGACACTTGGAATGGTGGGAGGCACATGAGCTTGTGCATGAGCTTCGTGCGGGACTGCTCGTCACTGATACCGGCCTCGTAAGTGCAGTACGACTTCAACGAGGAAAGGACCTCATAGAACATCAGTTTCAGGCGCAGACTGAAGTTCACACGCTCAAACAACGCGAACAGGCTCTCGATCATGGCACTGGAAGACTCGGTGTCCCTCAGTATTTCCTGGAATACACTGTTCTGGTGCACAGTGAATATCTTCATGAATACATCGAGCTCTATTTCCTTCGCAGAAAGCTCGGAGTCTGAGAGCTGTTGGAAGTGCGCCATCACTTGCACACAGAGCTCATACGATGTGTGCGATTGCTCACCACTCCGATCGTTAGTCTTGCCCTTATGCATCGATAAGTGGTTGATAATCTCGATGAGCATTTGCAAGAACTCCGCCTTGAACTCTTCCCCACTAATGATCTTCTTAAAGAAATCTTGCTCAAATAACTCAATTACTAAGTCTGTAACACGATGGTCTCTGATATCTTCAAATATCTTAGCACACAAGACGTTGTATTTGGTGGTCTCTATAATCGAAAAGATTACATCCCCAACTTTGACCTTGTCCTCGTTAGTGTTTTGGAAGGTCTCGTGAATATAGAACTTCGTAAATGACTGGAAGAGCCATAGATTGGTAAAGTCTAGATACGAGTATAGCTTCTGTGGTGAATTGTTTACGGCAAACTCTTGTAACTCTTCACTACTTAAGAACTCCAGGTTATTTTGGTAGTAGACCAGCTGATAGAACAATTGAATAGCCTTGTCCTTATTTGCCTCTAGGTTCTTGGTTAACAATGCTGATGCTGTCTCCTTTAGTTTTGCAGATGTACTATGGTTGACAATTTTAAAGATAAACCTGTTCATTTCGTGATGACTCACAACGTTATACTCAGAAAGAACTGATTTGTAGTTAAGCTCGATGTAACATCTCTTTTGGTACTCATAAAACACGCAGTTACTTTCAGATtctatatcaaataattcaAGGACATATTTTAAGCCATACGTGTTCTTGATCTGATCAAGTGTCAGTAATTTAGAAGATAGTAAATTAACTAGATCCGATGTCTTAAAGTCcttcctcttcaaataaattgaaataaatttaGAATAATCCCTATTCTTTGCCTgcatcaataacaacaaattaTACCTAGCCTTCTTTTTGGCTTGCTTGTCCTGTTTTGAGCTCAAGAATGTCTTCAAGTTGGTCAAAAACAACTCAGAAAAACCTGTATGATTCTGATCTAATGATGTGGAGTCTGGATGAATGTTTTGATAAAGTCCCATCCAGGAATCTTTTTCACCTTCAGtaatctctttctttgcCTTCTCTTCCTCATAAACAGCAGACATCTCTGACCTCAAATCTGTGTCTGCTCTAATTTCTAGACTGTAGCTTTTCATGATGAACTTCCAAAAATCCATGAATGAAGTTAGAGAATAAGCAATGgaatctctttctttcaagattcttctaataatgaaaatgaaggTTTTAATGAATAGCACATGATCGTTAATATATTGAGAGAAGAGTTTCTTATACCGTAACAACACCTCCATCAAGTACTCTAGCGTCTCAATATCTTCTATCAATTGATGATATACAATGAACTCAATCCATTTGAAGTAAAGGTGATTAGTGTTTAATTGGTGTGCAAACAAAACATACTTTTCTGTTAAAGATTCTCTTGTTTCATTGACTAGCTTACCATTGCATAGATATGTTAGATACCATTCTCCTAGTGATATCTTAACACTCATTGGGTAATTGCTATATTCAATAGCGTCACCGTTGGGTAATTTGACCTTAAGATCTTCGACAATAGAAACTATCTGATCAAAGTTGTAGTTATTGTAGTATTCTGGATCCTGATCCATAACATTTTTAAGGACCATATTATACTGACTTTTCATTAAAGGTGACATCTTGAGATTAATCAATAGGCGGCAATGTATGTATTTGTCATTTGATTCCGTCAGATAAAGAATACCAGAACTAATCAACTTCCTTATGTATGTGGATACTTTGATCAAGCCATATACTATAAGTGTGTTCAGTAGTGAGTATAAAGCCTCTAAAACGGCAGGCAAGGCTTTGCTTTTATCCGACAGTTTTGCCAGTTTAAATACAAGTGACCATATCTCATCCTCAATTTCGTATTCTGGGAATCCATCCATAGTATTTATCTTTAGTAGCAAAAGTTTCGCAGCTAGCTGCCCAGCTTCATAGTGGGAGTGCCTTGAAGGGTGAATAGCCCATAGtattatttgaattatttgtatttttgttgatatttCTTGATCTGAATAACTTGTCCAGTCAAAATCAGTAGCATTATCGTCTAGAGCTCCGGTAAGTCCTGTGTCAACTTGGCTTAACTCGACCACTGTTATAGAACCTGAATTTTCTGTAAATGTCGTTAGTATCAAATCATCTTTAACTTTATTCTCAGATATCGGAGGTGTGTATTTTAGTGTCTCATTTCGGTAGCTTATGAGCTCAAGTTTCCTTTTAATCTCGGCTACTTCATCTGACTTACGGTACAGCGCGCTAGTAATTTGAATCAAACAAGGCTTGTATTTCTCCCAACTCGTTGGCGGGAATAGAAAAACCTCCAAAGATTGCtgtttgaaaagaatacaaATCAACTTTTGAATGCTTGCCAGCAAAGATTCTTTGATACTGTTATTCTTCTTAATGTCgttaataatatatttgtcaTCATTAATCATTGATTTGCTATGCAATATGATATAGTACTGATTCAGTAGAATATCAGTCAACTTCGTAACCATGTACAAAGGATTGCTTTCGGATTCATTGACTTTAGTAGAATTAGTATTGCAGATGCCACTCCAAAACAATTCCAAGATATGTAGCGGTAGAGGTAGGTATTCAAAGTTCTCCACTTTAGATACAAATTGTAATATCCAGAAATGAAAAGTGTTTTTGTCTATAAGTTCTAGTGTATAGCAATTGCCAACCAATTTGAGGAAGTACGAAACTTCGGTTTTCCATGCCTCTAATTTGACGGAATCATTGTAATGTTGAGTCATTTCAAAGATCAATTTCTCCAGAATATGAACGAAGTTATCAGTC
Encoded proteins:
- the SRB8 gene encoding Srb8p (CAGL0E00627g~DNA-directed RNA polymerase II) produces the protein MIPSKYKLAPPDDLHPYSESERAKHKIYPDFDPWKHTKEEDEILLNFVSKGYYSTSKVNFESISARSSLQDSLPKLSSTLSEKFSEVVRIREREINTIKGNSKDGMAASKFTDLCGPDFKLPSRLTLTDHRKELWLQELSSPYTPLHKITSFIPHGLKRRQVLEQCYIKQIPLKRAVWLIKCCYSIEWKTGIAKYANSPQEKDKFNAHLLKEWTDNFVHILEKLIFEMTQHYNDSVKLEAWKTEVSYFLKLVGNCYTLELIDKNTFHFWILQFVSKVENFEYLPLPLHILELFWSGICNTNSTKVNESESNPLYMVTKLTDILLNQYYIILHSKSMINDDKYIINDIKKNNSIKESLLASIQKLICILFKQQSLEVFLFPPTSWEKYKPCLIQITSALYRKSDEVAEIKRKLELISYRNETLKYTPPISENKVKDDLILTTFTENSGSITVVELSQVDTGLTGALDDNATDFDWTSYSDQEISTKIQIIQIILWAIHPSRHSHYEAGQLAAKLLLLKINTMDGFPEYEIEDEIWSLVFKLAKLSDKSKALPAVLEALYSLLNTLIVYGLIKVSTYIRKLISSGILYLTESNDKYIHCRLLINLKMSPLMKSQYNMVLKNVMDQDPEYYNNYNFDQIVSIVEDLKVKLPNGDAIEYSNYPMSVKISLGEWYLTYLCNGKLVNETRESLTEKYVLFAHQLNTNHLYFKWIEFIVYHQLIEDIETLEYLMEVLLRYKKLFSQYINDHVLFIKTFIFIIRRILKERDSIAYSLTSFMDFWKFIMKSYSLEIRADTDLRSEMSAVYEEEKAKKEITEGEKDSWMGLYQNIHPDSTSLDQNHTGFSELFLTNLKTFLSSKQDKQAKKKARYNLLLLMQAKNRDYSKFISIYLKRKDFKTSDLVNLLSSKLLTLDQIKNTYGLKYVLELFDIESESNCVFYEYQKRCYIELNYKSVLSEYNVVSHHEMNRFIFKIVNHSTSAKLKETASALLTKNLEANKDKAIQLFYQLVYYQNNLEFLSSEELQEFAVNNSPQKLYSYLDFTNLWLFQSFTKFYIHETFQNTNEDKVKVGDVIFSIIETTKYNVLCAKIFEDIRDHRVTDLVIELFEQDFFKKIISGEEFKAEFLQMLIEIINHLSMHKGKTNDRSGEQSHTSYELCVQVMAHFQQLSDSELSAKEIELDVFMKIFTVHQNSVFQEILRDTESSSAMIESLFALFERVNFSLRLKLMFYEVLSSLKSYCTYEAGISDEQSRTKLMHKLMCLPPFQVSSFFPEEDDTDCTRDPALSLGLDLGTASANSTSSTTPSEGTHKKRCAIWDKRLHKYTGELQRKPYYCIKNYQDTEDINNCSLNLSLFDARYERNNPR